A genomic stretch from Leishmania infantum JPCM5 genome chromosome 25 includes:
- a CDS encoding putative protein kinase — MEAVVKLNRKLGVGGRGVVYEGFDHARGHFVAIKELAYMEPSVADEDDTELAAILSELAYMREAQHTNLVEYYGARRCAIGIQIIMEYVSGGSLDYVLTRCGPLRENVARAYTRDVLEALHYLHKTMHVCHRDVKPANILITPDGRCKLADFGVAKQVDATTPTRPAHAERGGKGMGKEEEGNSPRHRNGGRQGYLQTAVGTPWYMAPEVINGGVEDDDDGDEDLELGNACAVTIDGDANSGSFSGSFSEDWTSSGLAHTVPDASASPPPLYSSSSYYNPLKSIVKKGRLGARSVGYTTSADIWSVGVTVYEMVTGTKPFGADLTNPSAVLFRIANCAASPPQLPADVHVSAELHSFLDLCFVYDKDLRATAAELLGHPWLGPVRKGGGSGGDNASADEKPRRQLFNGKRHSRSGMRVDEGEQVQRHQQLAAQRTVFDGVPLLDSIDLPAYPATTAVSSPASSAVAECGGSGEGAHPAPDTSPRRARHSVHRLSCSGTHCSGCSVTRRSPSTISPPLSSVSIAEQAEASSRYAAVRQRIGHTRATNSAHTAASAAPLAAQSNPGSLFSTRGEFVDFMSHP; from the coding sequence ATGGAGGCCGTGGTGAAGCTCAATCGCAAGCTTGGGGTGggcggccgcggcgttgTTTACGAGGGCTTCGATCACGCCAGAGGGCACTTCGTCGCCATCAAGGAACTTGCCTACATGGAACCCAGCGTCGCTGACGAAGACGACACGGAGCTGGCTGCCATTTTGAGTGAGCTCGCATATATGCGCGAGGCACAACACACCAACCTCGTCGAGTATTAcggcgcccgccgctgcgccatcggCATTCAGATTATAATGGAGTACGTAAGTGGCGGCTCGCTAGACTACGTGTTGACGCGCTGCGGCCCTTTGCGCGAGAACGTCGCCCGTGCGTATACCCGCGATGTCCTCGAGGCACTGCACTACCTGCACAAGACCATGCACGTGTGCCACCGTGACGTGAAGCCGGCAAACATCCTCATCACGCCGGATGGGCGGTGCAAGTTGGCCGACTTCGGGGTCGCAAAGCAGGTCGacgcgacgacgccgacgcgccCAGCGCATGCAGAACGTGGCGGAAAAGGCAtgggaaaggaggaagagggcaacTCCCCGCGCCACCGCAACGGCGGGCGTCAAGGCTACCTGCAGACAGCGGTGGGAACGCCGTGGTACATGGCGCCAGAGGTGAtcaacggcggcgtcgaggacgacgacgatggcgatgAAGATTTGGAGCTTGGCAACGCGTGCGCAGTCAccatcgacggcgacgcaAACAGCGGCAGCTTCAGCGGCAGCTTCAGCGAGGACTggaccagcagcggcctGGCGCACACGGTACCTGACGCATccgcctcgccaccgccgctgtaCTCGTCATCGAGCTACTACAATCCACTCAAGAGCATTGTCAAGAAGGGCCGTCTTGGTGCTCGCTCGGTCGGCTATACCACCAGCGCCGACATCTGGAGTGTTGGCGTCACCGTGTACGAGATGGTCACCGGCACGAAACCCTTCGGCGCCGACCTGACCAACCCGTCTGCGGTGCTCTTCCGCATCGCGAACTGCGCCGCAtctccgccgcagctgccggcggacgtGCACGTctcggcggagctgcacaGCTTCTTGGACTTGTGCTTTGTGTACGACAAGGACCTccgcgcgacggcggcggagctctTGGGTCACCCATGGCTGGGGCCTGTTCGCAaggggggcggcagcggcggtgacaaCGCCAGCGCAGATGAGAAGCCACGTCGCCAGCTCTTCAACGGAAAGCGTCACTCTCGATCTGGCATGCGCGTGGACGAGGGCGAACAAGtgcagcgccatcagcagcTAGCGGCCCAACGCACCGTCTTCGACGGCGTCCCCCTCCTCGACTCCATCGACCTTCCAGCCTACCCCGCAACGACGGCGGTCTCGTCTCCGGCTTCCTCTGCGGTAGCGGAatgtggcggcagcggagagggagcCCATCCTGCCCCTGACACCTCACCAAGGCGTGCGCGGCACAGCGTGCACCGTCTGTCGTGCAGCGGGACCCattgcagcggctgcagcgttACTCGCCGCTCACCCTCAACCATTTCGCCGCCGCTATCATCCGTTTCTATCGCGGAGCAGGCGGAGGCGTCTTCGCGgtacgcggcggtgcggcagcgcattGGACATACCCGCGCAACCAACTCCGCGCACACCGCGGCCTCAGCGGCCCCACTGGCCGCGCAATCAAATCCCGgttctctcttctccacgCGCGGCGAGTTCGTCGATTTTATGTCGCACCCTTGa